The Channa argus isolate prfri chromosome 22, Channa argus male v1.0, whole genome shotgun sequence genome has a window encoding:
- the LOC137108107 gene encoding complement component C1q receptor-like, whose amino-acid sequence MTWWGMKKTIRSSSSCSSSMSLLCALWLLVVCLAPGSRGQRLRETEGVQSAARAHLGERDALCHPEGCYTVYFHKKTFREAGRSCREQGGTLATMHTHEAAGVVHELLSDIEAQGTKMRLRLWIGLHRPPRQCSSKRPLRGFIWVTGDQDGQFTNWVREETPGTCTVPRCVALTVHTLKTGRDSRENFRWLDGSCALPLDGYVCQYTYKGMCSPLQDEGSGPAVYTTPFQLVSTLLTHVPYGSIAALHCPADSSDPDAPSEETVLCMDRDDGTVGWSRDVPICSSSDAPKNQDWCSRDHGCEQYCNNTDTDYYCYCAEGFILDEDGYSCRLEFFSQTDFPQLSSDSAGPTDKPHIKKACVDNGCEYNCVETPRGIRCTCPPGYLIGPDGHRCSDVDECLQQPCPQLCVNIPGTFHCTCHSGYQPDDEGECMDIDECLDESSCEGICENTEGSFTCLCHSGYAFGSGGQCVDVDECVGASPCQQQCINFMGGYQCYCDSGFDLQADGLTCRPSPDDEEYSTLTPDPSDATHVLFLGPNLDIPWSSLFTPDPNFEADVNWPAEATEPLSADTTHGSDNHLNQWDAVSPKQYQTAPSPTQKYRTDNEIEGEAKMGGREASGGVGAETAKDSMGGTGEWVRSNVDNKEDANATEAEYESADGKRKHDKSWLLVALLVPLCVFLVVMLALGIVYCTSCAVDKSLSFSDCYRWILPASPPDRRDGKTHA is encoded by the exons atgacttGGTGGGGGATGAAAAAGACAatcaggagcagcagcagctgcagcagcagcatgagtctcctctgtgccctgTGGCTGCTTGTAGTCTGTCTGGCTCCTGGAAGCCGAGGTCAGAGGCTGAGGGAGACGGAAGGAGTGCAGTCAGCAGCCAGGGCTCACCTGGGTGAGAGGGACGCCCTCTGCCACCCAGAGGGATGCTACACTGTTTACTTCCACAAAAAAACCTTCAGGGAGGCTGGGAGGAGCTGTCGGGAGCAAGGTGGGACCCTGGCAACAATGCATACTCACGAGGCAGCGGGTGTGGTCCACGAGCTGCTGTCGGACATAGAGGCACAGGGGACCAAGATGAGGCTTCGTCTGTGGATCGGGCTGCACAGACCACCACGCCAGTGTTCATCCAAACGGCCACTCAGAGGATTCATCTGGGTCACAG GAGATCAGGACGGCCAGTTCACCAACTGGGTCCGTGAAGAAACCCCTGGGACTTGTACAGTCCCTCGCTGTGTGGCCCTGACTGTCCACACTTTGAAGACCGGACGTGATAGCAGAGAAAATTTTCGTTGGCTTGATGGCTCCTGCGCACTGCCGCTAGACGGATATGTTTGCCAGTACACCTACAAAGGGATGTGTTCCCCACTGCAGGACGAAGGTAGCGGTCCAGCAGTTTACACCACCCCATTTCAACTTGTCAGCACCCTGCTGACTCATGTGCCCTATGGATCTATTGCTGCTCTACATTGTCCCGCAGACAGCTCAGACCCGGACGCTCCATCTGAGGAGACTGTGCTGTGCATGGACAGAGATGATGGGACAGTGGGCTGGTCCAGAGATGTACCAATCTGCTCGTCCAGTGATGCTCCAAAGAACCAGGACTGGTGTAGCAGGGACCACGGATGTGAGCAGTACTGCAATAACACTGACACAGACTACTACTGTTACTGCGCTGAGGGCTTTATATTAGATGAGGATGGGTACAGCTGCAGGCTCGAATTCTTCAGCCAAACTGACTTCCCTCAATTATCCTCTGACTCTGCTGGACCCACTGACAAGCCACACATCAAAAAGGCCTGTGTGGACAATGGCTGTGAGTACAACTGCGTGGAAACACCTCGGGGCATTCGCTGCACATGTCCCCCGGGCTACCTTATAGGTCCAGATGGCCACAGATGTTCCGATGTGGACGAATGTCTACAGCAGCCGTGCCCGCAGCTCTGTGTCAACATTCCAGGCACCTTCCACTGCACCTGCCACTCTGGCTACCAGCCAGATGATGAGGGTGAGTGCATGGACATCGACGAGTGCCTCGATGAGAGCAGCTGTGAGGGCATTTGTGAAAACACAGAGGGGTCCTTTACATGCCTGTGTCACTCTGGGTATGCATTTGGCAGTGGAGGACAGTGCGTAGATGTAGATGAGTGTGTGGGGGCGTCACCCTGCCAGCAGCAGTGTATCAACTTTATGGGAGGGTATCAGTGTTACTGTGACAGTGGCTTTGACCTGCAGGCAGATGGACTTACCTGCCGGCCTTCGCCTGACGATGAAGAGTACTCCACCCTGACCCCTGACCCCAGCGACGCCACTCACGTACTTTTTCTGGGCCCTAACCTTGATATTCCCTGGTCCTCTTTGTTCACCCCAGACCCAAACTTTGAAGCTGATGTTAACTGGCCTGCAGAAGCCACTGAACCCCTCTCTGCTGACACGACCCATGGGTCAGACAATCACCTGAACCAATGGGATGCCGTATCTCCAAAGCAATATCAGACTGCCCCATCCCCAACACAGAAATATAGAACAGACAATGAAATTGAGGGTGAGGCTAAGATGGGAGGTAGAGAAGCTAGTGGTGGAGTGGGAGCAGAGACTGCAAAAGATTCAATGGGTGGGACAGGGGAGTGGGTGAGATCCAACGTGGATAATAAAGAGGATGCTAATGCAACAGAGGCAGAGTATGAATCAGCTGATGGTAAACGAAAACACGACAAGAGCTGGCTACTGGTGGCCCTGCtggtgcctctgtgtgtgttcctcGTAGTGATGCTGGCTCTGGGGATCGTGTACTGCACCAGCTGTGCTGTGGACAAGAGCCTGAGCTTCTCAGACTGCTATCGTTGGATACTCCCCGCATCGCCTCCTGACAGGAGGGACGGCAAAACCCATGCATGA